Proteins from one Cryptomeria japonica chromosome 4, Sugi_1.0, whole genome shotgun sequence genomic window:
- the LOC131061141 gene encoding extensin-2-like: MVEFERGRGTSLCPRLFTVLLVGFIASISNAASANVEGGRILSEYEDKSPPYYYKSPPPPSPSPPPPPSPSPPPPYYYKSPPPPSPSPPPPYYYKSPPPPSPSPPPPYYYKSPPPPSPSPPPPYYYKSPPPPSPSPPPPYYYKSPPPPSPSPPPPYYYKSPPPPTPSPPPYYYKSPPPPSPSPPPPYYYKSPPPPSPSPLPYYYKSPPPPSPSPPPYYYKYPPPPSPSPPPPYYYKSPPPPSPSPPSPYYYKSPPPPSPSPPPPYYYKSPPPPSPSPPPPYYYKSPPPPSPSPPPPYYYKSPPPPSPSPPPPYYYKSPPPPSPSPPPPYYYKSPPPPSPSAPPPYYYRSPPPPSPSPPPPYYYKSPPPPSPSPPPPYYYKSPPPPSPSPPPPYYYKSPPPPSPSPPPYYYKSPPPPSPSPPPPYYYKSPPPPSPSPPPPYYYKSPPPPSPYSPPPYYYKSPPPPSPSPPPPYYYKSPPSPSPSPPPPYYYKSPPPPSPSPPPPYYYKSPPPPSPSPPPPYYYKSPPPPSPSPPPPYYYKSPPPPSPSPPPPYYYKSHPPPSHSPPPPYYYKSPPPPSPSPPPPYYYKSPPPPPPPSPSPPPPYYYKSPPPPSPSPSPPPPYYYKSPPPPSPSLPPPYYYKSPPPPSPSPPPPYYYKSPPPPSPSPPPPYYYKSPPPPSPSPPPSPSPPPPYYYKSPPPPSPSAPPPYYYKSPPPPSPSPPPPYYYKSPPPPSPSPPPPYYYKSPPPPSPSPPPPYYYKSPPPPSPSPPQPYHYSSPPPPSPSPPRPYYYQSPPPPL; encoded by the coding sequence ATGGTGGAGTTTGAAAGGGGAAGAGGCACTAGCCTCTGCCCCCGGCTTTTTACAGTGCTACTGGTGGGATTCATTGCCAGCATCAGCAATGCTGCTTCTGCAAATGTAGAGGGGGGTCGTATTTTGAGTGAATATGAAGACAAGTCTCCACCATACTACTACAAGTCCCCTCCTCCCCCATCACcctctcctccaccaccaccatcaccttCTCCTCCTCCCCCATACTACTACAagtcacctcctcctccatccccttcACCACCACCTCCTTATTACTACaaatcaccacctccaccatccccctcACCTCCACCACCCTACTACTACAagtcacctcctcctccatccccctcGCCTCCACCACCCTACTACTACAAGTCACCTCCCCCTCCctcaccatctccacctccaccataCTACTACAAGTCTCCGCCCCCTccctcaccatctcctcctcctccttactACTACAAGTCTCCACCCCCACCAACACCATCTCCTCCTCCCTATTACTACAAGTCTCCACCCCCTCCGTCGCCATCTCCTCCACCCCCTTACTACTACAAGTCTCCACCACCTCCCTCACCATCTCCTCTTCCCTATTACTACAAGTCTCCACCCCCTCcttcaccatctcctcctccttaTTACTACAAGTATCCTCCACCACCCTCACCATCACCTCCACCACCATACTACTACAAGTCCCCACCTCCACCATCACCTTCCCCTCCTTCTCCCTACTACTACAAGTCCCcacctccaccatcaccctctcctcctcccccaTACTACTAcaaatcacctcctcctccatccccttcACCTCCACCTCCTTATTACTACAAGTCACCCCCACCACCCTCACCTTCACCCCCACCTCCCTACTACTACAAGTCTCCTCCCCCACCATCCCCTTCACCCCCACCTCCCTACTACTACAAGTCTCCTCCCCCACCATCTCCTTCACCCCCTCCACCATACTACTACAAGTCTCCTCCTCCACCATCACCTTCAGCCCCACCTCCCTACTACTACAGATCTCCTCCCCCACCATCTCCTTCACCCCCTCCACCATACTATTACAAGTCTCCTCCACCACCATCACCTTCACCCCCACCTCCCTACTACTACAAGTCTCCTCCCCCACCCTCACCATCACCTCCACCACCATACTACTACAAGtccccacctcctccatcaccttccCCTCCTCCCTACTACTACAAGTCTCcacctccaccatcaccctctcctcctcccccaTACTACTAcaaatcacctcctcctccatccccttcACCTCCACCACCTTATTACTACAagtcaccacctcctccatcaccataTTCTCCTCCACCATACTACTACAAATCTCCTCCTCCACCCTCACCTTCACCCCCACCTCCCTACTACTACAAGTCTCCTCCCTCACCGTCCCCTTCACCCCCTCCACCATACTACTACAAGTCTCCTCCCCCGCCATCTCCTTCACCCCCTCCACCATACTACTACAAGTCTCCTCCCCCACCCTCACCTTCACCCCCACCTCCCTACTATTACAAGTCTCCTCCCCCGCCATCCCCTTCACCCCCACCTCCCTACTACTACAAATCTCCTCCTCCGCCATCTCCTTCACCACCTCCACCATACTACTACAAGTCTCATCCTCCACCATCGCATTCACCCCCACCTCCCTACTACTACAAGTCTCCTCCCCCACCCTCACCTTCACCACCACCTCCTTACTATTACAAGTCTCCTCCCCCACCTCCCCCACCATCTCCTTCACCACCTCCACCATACTATTACAAGTCTCCTCCTCCCCCATCACCTTCACCTTCACCCCCACCTCCCTACTACTACAAGTCTCCTCCACCGCCCTCACCTTCACTCCCGCCTCCCTACTACTACAAGTCTCCTCCGCCGCCCTCACCTTCACCCCCGCCTCCCTACTACTACAAGTCTCCACCCCCTCcttcaccatctcctcctcctccttattACTACAAATCTCCTCCGCCACCCtcaccatcacctccaccatcaccttCCCCTCCTCCTCCCTACTACTACAAGTCCCCACCTCCACCGTCACCCTCTGCTCCTCCCCCATACTACTACAaatcacctcctccaccatcccctTCACCTCCACCTCCTTATTACTACAAGTCACCCCCACCACCCTCACCTTCACCCCCACCTCCCTACTACTACAAGTCTCCTCCCCCGCCATCCCCTTCACCTCCACCTCCCTACTACTACA